One genomic region from Nonomuraea helvata encodes:
- a CDS encoding exonuclease SbcCD subunit D has translation MKILHTADWHVGKVLKGRPRFDEHRAVLRELVAAARTHDVDAVIVAGDLFDTSAPTPEAQSLVLNALMALSGDGRDVVVLAGNHDNPQLLEVYRPVLGKLGLHVIGSFRRPDAGGTLAFTARSGEPVRLAVLPFLSHRYVVRAAEVLTGTASDHNRDYASRIGELIGALTAGFHADTVNLVTTHGTLPGGAFGGGEREAQSIFSYYFEPTAFPPATQYAALGHLHRRQQIPGPCPIWYSGSPLNVDFGEEGNTPGALLVEVTPGRPAVVSELTFASARRLRTVRGTLEQLEGIEPGDDWLKVIVEEKPRVGLADDVRELLSGAVDVMLDEKFRPVPATRRTGSGERSPRELFRDYLTATGRHDEQVATLFDRLYDEVTG, from the coding sequence GTGAAGATCCTGCACACCGCGGACTGGCATGTGGGCAAAGTGCTCAAGGGCCGTCCCCGCTTCGACGAGCACCGGGCCGTGCTGCGCGAGCTGGTCGCCGCCGCCCGCACGCACGACGTGGACGCCGTCATCGTGGCCGGCGACCTGTTCGACACCTCGGCGCCCACGCCCGAGGCGCAGTCGCTGGTGCTCAACGCGCTGATGGCGCTGAGCGGCGACGGCCGCGACGTGGTGGTGCTGGCCGGCAACCACGACAACCCGCAGCTGCTGGAGGTCTACCGGCCGGTGCTGGGCAAGCTCGGCCTGCACGTGATCGGCTCGTTCCGGCGCCCGGACGCGGGCGGCACGCTCGCCTTCACGGCACGCTCGGGGGAGCCGGTGCGGCTGGCTGTGCTGCCGTTCCTGTCGCACCGGTACGTCGTACGCGCCGCTGAGGTCCTCACCGGCACCGCCTCCGACCACAACCGCGACTACGCCTCCCGCATCGGCGAGCTGATCGGCGCGCTCACCGCGGGCTTCCACGCCGACACCGTCAACCTGGTCACCACCCACGGCACGCTCCCCGGCGGCGCGTTCGGCGGCGGCGAACGGGAGGCGCAGTCGATCTTCTCCTACTACTTCGAGCCGACCGCGTTCCCGCCCGCCACCCAGTACGCCGCGCTCGGCCACCTGCACCGCCGCCAGCAGATCCCCGGCCCGTGCCCGATCTGGTACAGCGGCTCGCCGCTCAACGTGGACTTCGGCGAGGAGGGCAACACCCCGGGCGCGCTGCTGGTCGAGGTCACCCCGGGGCGGCCCGCCGTGGTCAGCGAGCTGACGTTCGCCTCGGCCCGCCGCCTGCGTACCGTGCGCGGCACGCTGGAGCAGCTGGAGGGCATCGAGCCGGGCGACGACTGGCTGAAGGTGATCGTGGAGGAGAAACCGCGCGTCGGCCTGGCCGACGACGTGCGCGAGCTGCTGTCCGGGGCCGTCGACGTCATGCTGGACGAGAAGTTCCGGCCGGTGCCCGCCACGCGCAGGACCGGCTCGGGCGAGCGCAGCCCGCGCGAGCTGTTCCGCGACTACCTGACCGCGACCGGCCGCCACGACGAACAGGTGGCCACGCTGTTCGACCGGCTCTACGACGAGGTGACCGGCTGA
- a CDS encoding MFS transporter small subunit: MTSRRTALMVLAWAWVGLPFAFGVYELVLKLTQLLG, translated from the coding sequence ATGACCTCGAGGCGGACCGCTCTGATGGTGCTGGCGTGGGCCTGGGTCGGTCTGCCCTTCGCCTTCGGCGTGTACGAGCTGGTGCTGAAGCTCACCCAGCTGCTGGGTTAG
- a CDS encoding SMC family ATPase: MRPLLLHLDHFGSFREPVTVDFSDTEYFALVGATGAGKSTIIDAICFALYGTVPRWGRENAVAHALAPSVTAGKVAMVFDSDGRRYGVVRAMVRDAKGAVRTKEARLDELDAAAPLAEAFDAVVKPVAEGENVTPEAQRVTGLEYRFFTQCVVLPQGRFAEFLHAAPRERQDLLVQLLDADVYERIRQSAAREEEAAKQAASFARDQLAKLSGATEEAERELAERLAALRRLAETIGADLDLLRAREGDIRRAEQERAAVAERQSVLAQLRMPAAVPTLAAARRAAAESVETMAADVARLEADEHEAYEALAALGDRGAPRAALTALDARERRQAEAARARAAATSAAASLEGLAAERTAAEQALATAEAQRERLRDAHAAAHLLNRLAVGEPCPVCRHPVAELPSHEPPADMRTADRALAGARERAQRAGAAWAKAETSASMLATQAAGLESELAALPAPGDRAELEARLAAIAKADQLVAQTRNAVRAARGGLEQARAAAEQVERQTESAWRTLETARDRLLVSGAQDDPPPSLAREDLHRAWTELLGWRDRAAQAARAALAEREEQLAQARDRLAADRRRLGERLAEHGVVASRDASPDQLGAAVAGSVARADSALERLKEERGRAADLDQQVAQKEHEAKVAHELALRLRANAFERWLCAEALAVLVASASDTLRELSDGQYELALADKTGDIEVIDYGEAGMRRSARTLSGGETFQAALALALALSGAVARRLDSIFLDEGFGTLDPATLDTVATTLERLAAGQERMIGVVTHVPALADRVPVRFEVSRDGKGSHVRKATVAP, translated from the coding sequence ATGCGCCCCCTGCTGCTGCACCTGGACCACTTCGGCAGCTTCCGCGAGCCGGTGACCGTCGACTTCTCCGACACCGAGTACTTCGCGCTCGTGGGCGCGACCGGCGCGGGCAAAAGCACGATCATCGACGCGATCTGCTTCGCCCTGTACGGCACCGTGCCCCGCTGGGGCAGGGAGAACGCCGTCGCCCACGCCCTGGCCCCGTCGGTCACCGCCGGCAAGGTGGCGATGGTGTTCGACAGCGACGGGCGGCGCTACGGCGTGGTCCGCGCGATGGTGCGCGACGCCAAGGGCGCGGTGCGCACCAAGGAGGCCAGGCTCGACGAGCTGGACGCCGCCGCGCCGCTCGCGGAGGCGTTCGACGCGGTGGTCAAGCCGGTCGCCGAGGGCGAGAACGTCACCCCGGAGGCGCAGCGGGTGACCGGGCTGGAGTACCGGTTCTTCACGCAGTGCGTGGTGCTGCCGCAGGGCCGCTTCGCCGAGTTCCTGCACGCCGCGCCGCGCGAGCGGCAGGACCTGCTGGTGCAGCTGCTCGACGCCGACGTCTACGAGCGGATCAGGCAGAGCGCCGCCCGCGAGGAGGAGGCCGCCAAGCAGGCCGCCTCCTTCGCCCGCGACCAGCTCGCCAAGCTGTCCGGCGCGACGGAGGAGGCCGAGCGCGAGCTGGCCGAGCGGCTGGCGGCGCTGCGGCGGCTGGCCGAGACCATCGGCGCCGACCTGGACCTGCTGCGTGCCCGCGAGGGCGACATCCGCCGCGCCGAGCAGGAGCGGGCCGCCGTGGCCGAACGCCAGTCGGTGCTCGCCCAGCTCCGCATGCCCGCCGCCGTCCCCACCCTGGCCGCGGCCCGCCGCGCCGCCGCCGAGTCGGTCGAGACGATGGCCGCCGACGTGGCCAGGCTGGAGGCCGACGAGCACGAGGCGTACGAGGCGCTGGCCGCGCTCGGCGACCGCGGCGCGCCCCGGGCGGCGCTCACGGCCCTGGACGCCCGCGAACGCCGGCAGGCCGAGGCCGCCCGCGCCCGTGCCGCCGCCACGTCGGCCGCCGCCTCACTCGAGGGCCTGGCCGCCGAGCGGACCGCCGCCGAACAAGCGCTCGCCACCGCCGAAGCGCAGCGCGAACGCCTGCGCGACGCCCACGCCGCCGCCCACCTGCTCAACCGGCTCGCCGTCGGCGAGCCGTGCCCCGTCTGCCGGCATCCGGTCGCCGAGCTGCCCTCTCACGAGCCGCCCGCCGACATGCGCACCGCCGACCGCGCCCTCGCGGGCGCCCGCGAACGCGCCCAGCGCGCCGGAGCCGCCTGGGCCAAGGCCGAGACCTCGGCCTCGATGCTGGCCACGCAGGCCGCCGGGCTGGAGTCGGAGCTGGCCGCGCTGCCCGCGCCCGGCGACCGGGCCGAGCTCGAGGCGCGGCTGGCCGCCATCGCCAAGGCCGACCAGCTGGTCGCCCAGACGCGCAACGCCGTACGCGCCGCACGCGGCGGCCTCGAGCAGGCGCGGGCCGCGGCCGAACAGGTCGAGCGCCAGACCGAGAGCGCCTGGCGCACCCTGGAGACCGCCCGCGACCGGCTGCTCGTCTCCGGCGCCCAGGACGACCCGCCGCCATCCCTCGCCCGCGAGGACCTGCACCGGGCCTGGACGGAGCTGCTCGGCTGGCGCGACCGCGCCGCCCAGGCCGCCCGCGCCGCGCTCGCCGAACGCGAGGAGCAGCTCGCCCAGGCCCGCGACCGGCTCGCCGCCGACCGGCGCAGGCTGGGCGAGCGCCTGGCCGAGCACGGCGTCGTCGCGTCGCGCGACGCCTCTCCCGACCAGCTCGGCGCCGCCGTCGCCGGCTCCGTCGCCCGCGCCGACAGCGCACTCGAACGCCTCAAGGAGGAACGCGGCCGCGCCGCCGACCTGGACCAGCAGGTCGCCCAGAAGGAGCACGAGGCCAAGGTCGCCCACGAGCTCGCCCTCCGCCTGCGCGCCAACGCCTTCGAGCGCTGGCTGTGCGCCGAGGCCCTCGCCGTGCTCGTCGCCTCCGCCTCCGACACGCTGCGCGAGCTGTCCGACGGCCAGTACGAGCTCGCGCTCGCCGACAAGACCGGCGACATCGAGGTGATCGACTACGGCGAGGCCGGCATGCGGCGCAGCGCCCGCACCCTGTCCGGCGGCGAGACCTTCCAGGCCGCCCTAGCCCTGGCGCTGGCCCTGTCCGGCGCCGTCGCCAGGAGACTCGACTCGATCTTCCTGGACGAGGGCTTCGGCACCCTCGACCCCGCCACGCTCGACACCGTCGCCACCACACTCGAACGCCTCGCCGCCGGCCAGGAACGCATGATCGGCGTCGTCACCCACGTGCCCGCGCTGGCCGACCGCGTCCCGGTCCGCTTCGAGGTCAGCCGCGACGGCAAGGGCTCCCACGTACGGAAGGCGACCGTCGCTCCATGA
- a CDS encoding L,D-transpeptidase has product MRNGGTIFVGTFTVVLLVTAGCTSGGSNPPPGKQLGPAAKLSIMPADGTRKVSPDTGISVKVTDGRITRLTVADAKGQEVSGSVGTDGTWRPWWPLKPSTAYTVKAQAIGTDGNPVTAQAGFTTLKPKRVLGTGVSPMDGEKVGVGMPIQLMLTRPVTTREDRAAVERSLEVRMSKPVEGAWSWVSDREIQFRPREYWPTGERVTVIAHLAGLRVGRDMWGAQDRSVTFTVGPEHITKIRNSTHQAVVRKNGKVVKTIPISLGKPGDESYSGTMIAQEKAADVLMDSATIGRPGLYYAHTKWNVRMTYSGTYFHAAPWSVDAQGSRNVSHGCVNASTANAHWFYKFTQRGDIIKVVGTSRKLEFGNGPTPWAKSWEEWLAGSALGTSINA; this is encoded by the coding sequence ATGCGGAATGGCGGAACCATATTCGTCGGCACGTTCACCGTGGTGCTGCTCGTGACCGCAGGCTGCACCTCGGGCGGCTCCAACCCGCCGCCCGGTAAGCAGCTGGGTCCGGCGGCCAAGCTGTCGATCATGCCTGCCGACGGCACGAGGAAGGTCTCCCCGGACACCGGGATCAGCGTCAAGGTCACCGACGGCAGGATCACCAGGCTGACCGTCGCGGACGCCAAAGGACAGGAAGTCAGCGGGAGCGTGGGCACGGACGGGACCTGGCGGCCGTGGTGGCCGCTGAAGCCGTCGACGGCGTACACGGTGAAGGCGCAGGCCATCGGCACGGACGGGAATCCGGTCACGGCGCAGGCCGGGTTCACCACGCTCAAGCCGAAGCGGGTGCTCGGCACCGGCGTGTCACCGATGGACGGTGAGAAGGTCGGCGTCGGGATGCCGATCCAGCTCATGCTGACGCGGCCGGTGACCACGCGCGAGGACCGGGCCGCGGTCGAGCGGTCGCTCGAAGTACGGATGTCCAAGCCCGTCGAGGGCGCCTGGAGCTGGGTGAGCGACCGGGAGATCCAGTTCCGGCCGCGCGAGTACTGGCCGACCGGCGAGCGGGTCACAGTGATCGCCCACCTGGCCGGCCTACGGGTCGGACGGGACATGTGGGGCGCCCAGGACCGCAGCGTGACCTTCACCGTCGGGCCCGAGCACATCACCAAGATCCGCAACTCGACCCACCAGGCGGTCGTGCGGAAGAACGGCAAGGTCGTCAAGACCATCCCGATCAGCCTCGGCAAGCCCGGCGACGAGAGCTACTCCGGCACCATGATCGCCCAGGAGAAGGCCGCGGACGTCCTCATGGACTCGGCCACCATCGGCAGGCCGGGCCTGTACTACGCGCACACCAAGTGGAACGTCAGGATGACCTACAGCGGCACGTACTTCCACGCCGCGCCCTGGTCGGTCGACGCGCAGGGCAGCCGCAACGTCAGCCACGGCTGCGTGAACGCCAGCACGGCCAACGCCCACTGGTTCTACAAGTTCACGCAGCGGGGGGACATCATCAAGGTCGTGGGGACGTCGCGCAAGCTCGAGTTCGGCAACGGGCCGACGCCGTGGGCCAAGTCGTGGGAGGAATGGCTGGCGGGCAGCGCCCTCGGCACGTCGATCAACGCCTGA
- a CDS encoding SDR family oxidoreductase produces the protein MRVFVTGASGWIGSAVVPELIGAGHQVTGLARSDASAAALAAAGAQVRRGTLDDLDGLRRAAAESDGVIHLAFKHDIAFSGNYQGAADADRLAVETFGEALAGSGRPLVIASGILGLATGRVATERDGRDHDPSAGPSGGPQGRLATAQLTLALASRDVRSSVVRLAPTVHGEGDNGFMAALVGIARDKGVSGYIGDGSSRWPAVHQLDAAHLFRLALEQAPAGSVLHGTADEGVPIRDIAEVIGRHLNLPVVSIPRESAGEHFGWLGGFLASDSPASSTLTRESLGWRPAHPGLIDDLDKGHYFNDTSAA, from the coding sequence ATGCGTGTATTCGTCACCGGCGCGTCCGGGTGGATCGGCTCCGCCGTCGTACCCGAACTGATCGGCGCGGGCCACCAGGTCACCGGCCTGGCCCGCTCGGACGCCTCGGCCGCCGCCCTCGCCGCTGCCGGGGCGCAGGTGCGTCGCGGCACCCTCGACGACCTCGACGGCCTGCGGCGTGCGGCTGCCGAGTCGGACGGAGTGATCCACCTCGCGTTCAAGCACGACATCGCCTTCTCCGGGAACTACCAGGGCGCCGCCGACGCCGATCGTCTCGCTGTCGAGACCTTCGGCGAGGCCCTCGCGGGCTCTGGCCGGCCGCTCGTCATCGCCTCCGGCATACTCGGGCTCGCGACGGGGCGGGTGGCCACCGAACGGGACGGGCGCGACCACGACCCGTCGGCTGGGCCGAGCGGCGGCCCGCAGGGTCGGCTGGCCACCGCGCAGCTGACGCTCGCCCTCGCCTCCCGCGACGTCCGCTCGTCCGTCGTGCGACTCGCCCCGACGGTGCACGGCGAAGGAGACAACGGCTTCATGGCGGCCCTGGTCGGCATCGCCCGCGACAAGGGTGTCTCCGGTTACATCGGGGACGGGTCCAGCCGCTGGCCCGCCGTGCACCAGCTCGATGCCGCACACCTGTTCCGCCTGGCGCTGGAGCAGGCCCCGGCGGGGTCGGTGCTGCACGGGACCGCGGACGAGGGCGTGCCGATCCGTGACATCGCCGAGGTGATCGGCCGCCACCTCAACCTGCCGGTGGTCTCGATCCCGCGCGAGTCCGCGGGCGAGCACTTCGGCTGGCTGGGCGGCTTCCTCGCGAGCGACAGCCCGGCCTCGAGCACGCTGACCCGGGAGTCGCTGGGATGGCGGCCGGCGCATCCCGGGCTCATCGACGACCTCGACAAAGGCCACTACTTCAACGACACATCCGCCGCCTGA
- a CDS encoding RNA polymerase sigma-70 factor, whose translation MEQASALEQAASAFVELRPRLFGIAYRMLGSAVEAEDILQDVWVRWQNTDRSTVENPSAFLALVTTRLAINVAQSARARREAYIGPWLPEPVDTSNDPTLGAERGEALELAFLLLLERLTPTERAAYVLREAFVYPYPQIADILQVSAVNARQLVSRARRHLTAARHEPIDKIEHRRLLKVFLDAAQTGNIAALEDLFAADVVSSSDGDGIRGAARFPLLGSARVAKFLAAYAPRFWPDTALTWVEVNGRAGVLVPRNRTDATLLTIEASPQGIHHVMWIVNPAKLDAFERSRSRGDADPPGRGWTGVTTSRAVRS comes from the coding sequence TTGGAACAGGCGAGCGCACTCGAACAGGCTGCTTCCGCCTTCGTCGAGCTGCGCCCACGCCTGTTCGGCATCGCCTACAGGATGCTCGGCAGCGCGGTGGAAGCCGAGGACATCCTTCAGGACGTCTGGGTGCGCTGGCAGAACACCGACCGCTCCACCGTCGAGAACCCCTCGGCCTTCCTGGCGTTGGTCACCACCCGCCTGGCCATCAACGTCGCGCAGTCCGCTCGCGCGCGACGCGAAGCCTACATCGGGCCCTGGCTCCCCGAACCCGTGGACACCAGCAACGATCCCACGCTGGGCGCGGAACGGGGCGAAGCGCTCGAACTCGCCTTCCTGCTGCTGCTCGAGAGACTCACCCCCACCGAGCGGGCCGCCTATGTGCTGCGCGAGGCCTTCGTCTACCCCTATCCGCAGATCGCCGACATCCTCCAGGTCAGCGCGGTCAATGCCCGCCAGCTCGTGAGCCGCGCCCGCAGACATCTGACCGCCGCACGACACGAGCCCATCGACAAGATCGAGCATCGGCGCCTGCTGAAGGTCTTCCTCGACGCCGCCCAGACGGGGAACATCGCCGCCCTCGAAGACCTCTTCGCCGCGGACGTCGTCAGCTCCTCCGACGGCGACGGCATCCGAGGGGCGGCGCGGTTCCCGCTGCTGGGCAGCGCCCGCGTGGCGAAGTTCCTCGCCGCGTACGCGCCACGATTCTGGCCGGACACCGCATTGACGTGGGTCGAGGTGAACGGGCGTGCCGGTGTGCTCGTCCCCCGCAACCGCACCGACGCCACCCTCCTCACCATCGAGGCCTCGCCGCAGGGCATCCATCACGTCATGTGGATCGTCAACCCGGCCAAGCTCGACGCCTTCGAACGCTCACGCTCCCGCGGGGACGCCGACCCTCCTGGGAGGGGCTGGACAGGCGTCACAACAAGCCGGGCTGTCCGGTCTTAA
- a CDS encoding YceI family protein — protein sequence MTSKTIATTPTALPLTAGQWTLDPYHSAVGFPIRHLGISKVRGQFGRFEADLTIGEVTRSVTLDVEFGGVEDSVVDGRRHAGFEAKGEIRRSDFDLGFALAILGDSVKIQLDMQFVEPE from the coding sequence ATGACTTCCAAGACCATCGCGACGACCCCGACCGCTCTGCCACTCACCGCCGGGCAGTGGACCCTCGACCCGTACCACTCGGCGGTCGGCTTCCCGATCCGCCACCTCGGCATCTCGAAGGTGCGCGGCCAGTTCGGGCGCTTCGAGGCCGACCTCACCATCGGCGAGGTGACCCGGTCCGTCACCTTGGACGTCGAGTTCGGCGGGGTCGAGGACTCCGTCGTGGACGGACGCAGGCATGCCGGATTCGAGGCGAAGGGCGAGATCCGCCGGAGCGACTTCGATCTCGGCTTCGCCCTCGCCATCCTCGGTGACTCCGTGAAGATCCAGCTCGACATGCAGTTCGTCGAGCCCGAGTAA
- a CDS encoding Ohr family peroxiredoxin — protein sequence MNDPALSTEHDYGGSAFRPLYVTRVAVSGGSSAHGRAPGRARSADGALALELRMPEELGGDNPGPNPEQLFAAGYAACFHGALSLLARRHLLDPSPITVEASVAFGRDPADGGYQLRADLVVRWPGVDRDTATPLLAQATALCPYAKMTRQGIPATINLAP from the coding sequence GTGAACGACCCGGCATTGTCCACGGAGCACGACTACGGCGGCTCCGCGTTCAGACCGCTCTACGTCACGCGCGTCGCCGTGAGCGGCGGCAGCTCCGCACACGGCCGGGCCCCCGGCCGGGCCCGCTCCGCCGACGGCGCCCTCGCCCTGGAGCTGCGGATGCCCGAGGAACTGGGCGGCGACAACCCCGGCCCGAACCCCGAGCAGCTCTTCGCCGCCGGATACGCGGCCTGCTTCCACGGTGCCCTCAGCCTGCTGGCCCGCCGGCACCTCCTCGACCCGTCGCCGATCACCGTGGAGGCGTCCGTCGCATTCGGCCGCGACCCCGCCGACGGCGGCTACCAGCTACGCGCCGACCTCGTCGTGAGGTGGCCCGGAGTCGACCGTGACACGGCCACCCCGCTGCTCGCCCAGGCGACCGCGCTGTGCCCGTACGCCAAGATGACCCGCCAGGGCATCCCGGCCACGATCAATCTCGCCCCCTGA
- a CDS encoding helix-turn-helix transcriptional regulator translates to MPSNLAPAAARGEAGLMLATLAGVGVEYLARLEQGRDRHPSPQVLGALADALRMSTDERFHLRLLAKATEGGSSLICPSAQPPVMCIRPTVRALIDKLEPVPAVLINRMTQLLAYTTGFERLAGPTGLLDAAEPSFARFVFTDPRARDVYPDWDAVATQQVAIIKCAAGLGDPHVAALADELTVTAGGPFVELLTTPGVPERAGVQRWAHPEAGELRLAYEALELADDQRLIAYLPADEASSAALDRLTGRRLGMLRVVNS, encoded by the coding sequence ATGCCCTCAAACCTGGCCCCGGCGGCGGCGCGTGGGGAGGCCGGGCTGATGCTGGCCACGCTCGCGGGGGTCGGCGTCGAGTACCTCGCGCGGCTGGAACAGGGCCGCGACCGGCATCCGTCGCCGCAGGTGCTCGGCGCGCTCGCCGACGCCCTGCGGATGTCCACCGACGAGCGTTTCCACCTCAGGCTCCTGGCGAAGGCGACCGAAGGCGGCAGCTCCTTGATCTGCCCTTCGGCCCAGCCTCCGGTCATGTGCATCCGGCCGACGGTGCGGGCGCTGATCGACAAGCTGGAACCCGTCCCGGCGGTGCTGATCAACCGGATGACGCAGCTGCTCGCGTACACCACGGGCTTCGAGCGCCTGGCCGGGCCCACCGGGCTCCTGGACGCGGCCGAGCCCAGTTTCGCGCGGTTCGTCTTCACCGACCCGCGCGCCCGCGACGTCTACCCCGACTGGGACGCCGTCGCGACCCAGCAGGTCGCCATCATCAAGTGCGCGGCCGGTCTCGGCGACCCGCACGTGGCGGCCCTCGCCGACGAGCTCACCGTCACGGCCGGCGGACCCTTCGTCGAGCTGCTCACGACGCCGGGCGTCCCCGAGCGGGCCGGCGTCCAGCGCTGGGCGCACCCTGAGGCCGGGGAGCTGCGCCTCGCGTACGAGGCCCTCGAACTCGCCGACGACCAGCGCCTGATCGCCTACCTTCCGGCGGACGAGGCGTCGTCGGCCGCGCTCGACCGCCTGACCGGCCGCCGCCTGGGCATGCTCCGCGTCGTCAACAGCTGA
- a CDS encoding SDR family oxidoreductase, with protein sequence MKVVVIGGTGLIGSKLVAKLGEHGHEAVAAAPSTGVDTLTGEGLAEVLAGAQVVIDVSNSPSFEPAAVMEFFGTSTRNLLAAEAAAGVGHHVALSVVGTERMPENGYFAAKIAQEQLIEKSGIPFSIVHATQFFEFSRSIADAATDGDSVRIAPVRYQPIAGEEVAQAVGRVAVGQPLNGRVEVAGPEQSRMDEFFREALAAWGDPRTVVTDPEASYYGSVPGERTLVPGEGAIIGEIRYRDWLGQNPAK encoded by the coding sequence ATGAAGGTCGTCGTGATCGGCGGGACCGGCCTGATCGGGTCGAAGCTGGTGGCGAAGCTCGGTGAGCACGGGCACGAGGCGGTGGCGGCGGCGCCGAGCACCGGTGTCGACACCCTCACCGGGGAAGGGCTGGCGGAGGTGCTGGCGGGTGCGCAGGTGGTGATCGACGTGTCGAACTCGCCGTCGTTCGAGCCCGCCGCGGTGATGGAGTTCTTCGGGACCTCCACGCGCAATCTGCTGGCGGCGGAGGCGGCGGCCGGGGTCGGTCACCATGTCGCGCTGTCGGTGGTGGGAACGGAGCGGATGCCGGAGAACGGCTACTTCGCGGCGAAGATCGCTCAGGAGCAGCTGATCGAGAAGTCGGGGATCCCGTTCTCGATCGTCCACGCCACCCAGTTCTTCGAGTTCTCCCGCAGCATCGCCGATGCGGCCACGGACGGTGACTCGGTACGGATCGCGCCCGTGCGCTACCAGCCCATCGCGGGCGAAGAGGTCGCGCAGGCGGTCGGCCGGGTCGCGGTGGGGCAGCCGCTGAACGGCCGGGTCGAGGTGGCCGGCCCCGAGCAGTCCCGGATGGACGAGTTCTTCCGCGAGGCCCTGGCCGCCTGGGGCGACCCGCGCACGGTGGTCACCGACCCGGAGGCGTCCTACTACGGCAGCGTGCCGGGCGAGCGGACGCTGGTGCCGGGTGAGGGCGCGATCATCGGCGAGATCCGATACCGCGACTGGCTCGGGCAGAACCCCGCCAAGTAG
- a CDS encoding TetR family transcriptional regulator — protein sequence MGRWEPNARGRLEQAAMELYTERGFEQTTVAEIAKRAGLTERTFFRHFADKREVLFWGSRTLQQHFVDAVAGAPDSAAPIDAIAGAIEAGAALLQERRDYARQRHAIIAANAELRERELIKLSWLSAALADALRRRGVTEPAADLAAEAGIAVFRIAFERWISTSAQSDFPQLIRESLEELKAVTAGR from the coding sequence ATGGGTCGATGGGAGCCGAACGCGCGGGGCCGGCTCGAGCAGGCGGCGATGGAGCTCTACACCGAACGCGGGTTCGAGCAGACCACGGTGGCGGAGATCGCCAAGCGCGCGGGGCTGACGGAGCGCACGTTCTTCCGGCACTTCGCCGACAAGCGCGAGGTGCTGTTCTGGGGCTCCCGCACGCTGCAGCAGCATTTCGTGGACGCCGTCGCCGGCGCGCCTGACTCCGCGGCCCCGATCGACGCGATCGCCGGAGCCATCGAGGCCGGCGCCGCGCTGCTTCAGGAGCGACGCGACTACGCCCGGCAGCGTCATGCCATCATCGCCGCGAACGCCGAACTCCGCGAACGCGAGCTGATCAAGCTCTCCTGGCTGTCCGCGGCGCTCGCCGACGCCTTGCGCCGGCGCGGCGTCACCGAGCCGGCCGCCGACCTGGCCGCCGAGGCGGGGATCGCCGTCTTCAGGATCGCGTTCGAACGCTGGATCAGCACGTCCGCCCAGTCGGACTTTCCGCAGCTCATCCGGGAGTCACTCGAGGAGCTGAAAGCCGTGACCGCAGGCAGATGA
- a CDS encoding cupin domain-containing protein — translation MSKKNSGVGTAEQERPAASGPTMLADIQPPFIPEGASGMTVLVAWPPGHPGTAPHRHSGPAFGYVIEGAVRFELEGEPERVVEAGETFWEPGGDVIHYQDGNALPDSPTKFVVFMLCEPGQPMLTYVDERELAQRAHLRAPRPATG, via the coding sequence GTGTCGAAGAAGAACTCAGGCGTCGGGACCGCCGAGCAGGAGCGCCCTGCGGCGTCCGGACCCACGATGCTGGCGGACATCCAGCCGCCCTTCATCCCCGAAGGCGCTTCGGGGATGACCGTACTCGTCGCGTGGCCTCCCGGACATCCGGGCACCGCTCCGCACCGCCACTCGGGGCCGGCGTTCGGCTACGTGATCGAAGGGGCGGTCCGGTTCGAGCTCGAGGGTGAGCCGGAGCGCGTGGTCGAGGCCGGTGAGACGTTCTGGGAGCCGGGCGGCGACGTGATCCACTACCAGGACGGCAACGCCCTGCCGGACTCGCCGACCAAGTTCGTCGTGTTCATGCTGTGTGAGCCGGGTCAGCCGATGCTCACGTACGTCGACGAGAGGGAACTGGCGCAGCGGGCCCACCTGCGCGCCCCGCGTCCCGCCACCGGCTGA